From a region of the Candidatus Poribacteria bacterium genome:
- the icd gene encoding isocitrate dehydrogenase (NADP(+)) — translation MEFRRITPPQQGARIEVTEEGLNVPDDPIIPFIEGDGIGPDITRAMRRVVDAAVDKAYGGRRRIIWFEIFAGEKAKRLFDEWLPQDTFDAISHYGVAIKGPLTTPVGGGYRSLNVTLRQKLDLYACVRPVRYFEGVPSPIKHPERMDVVIFRENTEDVYAGIEWESRSDEALRVIRFLMENFGVDVREDSGVGIKPISEFATKRLMRMALKYALARGRKSITIVHKGNIMKYTEGAFRSWCYEVAEEEFGNLTVAEAELGDAIPEGRVVIKDRMADIMFQHILTRTEEFDVIITPNLNGDYLSDACAACVGGVGMAPGGNIGDRVALFEATHGTAPKYAGMDVVNPSSLILSSVMMLEHIGWIEAAELIVEGMERTFRQKRVTYDLHRLMEGATKLSTSQFASAIIENMD, via the coding sequence ATGGAGTTCCGGAGGATCACCCCCCCGCAACAAGGGGCCAGAATCGAGGTGACGGAGGAAGGGCTGAACGTTCCCGACGATCCGATAATCCCCTTCATAGAGGGCGACGGGATAGGCCCGGACATAACGCGAGCGATGAGGCGGGTCGTAGATGCCGCCGTGGATAAGGCCTATGGCGGCAGGAGGAGGATCATCTGGTTCGAGATATTCGCAGGCGAAAAGGCAAAAAGGCTTTTCGACGAGTGGCTACCTCAGGATACGTTCGACGCGATATCCCATTACGGCGTGGCCATAAAAGGCCCTCTGACCACGCCTGTCGGAGGGGGATACAGAAGCCTCAACGTCACGCTGCGTCAGAAGCTCGACCTCTACGCCTGCGTCAGACCGGTCAGATATTTCGAGGGTGTTCCCTCACCGATCAAACATCCCGAGAGGATGGATGTGGTCATCTTCCGCGAGAACACGGAGGACGTCTACGCCGGCATCGAGTGGGAAAGCCGATCGGATGAGGCGTTGCGGGTGATACGGTTCCTCATGGAGAACTTCGGAGTTGATGTGAGGGAGGATTCAGGGGTGGGAATCAAGCCGATAAGCGAGTTCGCCACCAAGAGGCTGATGCGTATGGCTTTGAAGTATGCCCTAGCACGCGGGCGAAAAAGCATCACCATTGTCCATAAGGGCAACATCATGAAATACACCGAGGGGGCTTTTAGAAGCTGGTGCTATGAGGTGGCTGAGGAGGAGTTCGGCAACCTGACGGTTGCCGAGGCGGAGCTGGGTGACGCCATCCCCGAGGGGAGAGTAGTGATCAAGGATAGAATGGCCGACATCATGTTCCAACATATCCTCACCCGCACGGAGGAGTTTGACGTGATCATCACTCCAAATCTGAACGGAGATTACCTCTCCGACGCCTGCGCCGCCTGCGTGGGAGGGGTGGGGATGGCGCCTGGAGGTAACATAGGCGACAGGGTCGCCCTGTTTGAGGCCACCCACGGCACCGCTCCGAAATATGCCGGAATGGACGTGGTCAACCCGAGCTCTTTGATCCTATCCTCCGTGATGATGCTGGAGCATATCGGATGGATCGAGGCGGCAGAGCTGATAGTTGAGGGGATGGAACGTACCTTCAGGCAGAAAAGGGTCACGTACGACCTGCATAGGCTCATGGAGGGAGCGACGAAACTTTCAACATCCCAGTTCGCATCGGCTATAATCGAAAACATGGATTAG
- a CDS encoding 2-isopropylmalate synthase, producing the protein MLRRDKRSNLLKPRRRTFQMVDAQEPELLREIFPYEEPPRIVFDGLTVPMDLPDDFFITDTTFRDGQQARPPYTVEQVVDIFKMLHRLGGPNGVIRQSEFFLYRKQERMAVERCLELGYRFPEITGWIRANKKDFQLVKDMGLKETGILTSVSDYHIFLKLRKTRKEAMADYLDVVRTAIEAGVKPRCHLEDITRADFYGFVVPFVQSLMDIADDSGVPIKIRACDTLGYGVPWAEAALPRSVPKIIHALKTECGVPSERLEWHGHNDFHLVIANAVAAWLYGCSSANGTILGFGERTGNPPIEGLIFSFIGLKGETFGIDTTVITEIARYYEEVIGDRIPENYPFVGKNFNVTRAGIHADGILKNEEIYNIFDTAKILNRPLGVSITDKSGLAGIAHWISSNFKTKMDKRHPGVMKIFEWVSREYEEGRTTSISDQEMMELVRRYLPELFEE; encoded by the coding sequence CCCAGGCGGAGGACGTTTCAGATGGTGGATGCCCAGGAACCCGAGCTGCTGAGGGAGATTTTCCCATATGAGGAGCCGCCCAGAATCGTCTTTGACGGCCTCACCGTTCCCATGGACCTCCCTGACGACTTCTTCATAACTGATACCACCTTTCGAGATGGACAGCAGGCCAGACCTCCCTATACGGTCGAGCAGGTGGTGGATATCTTCAAGATGCTTCATCGCCTCGGCGGGCCGAACGGCGTGATACGGCAGAGCGAGTTCTTCCTCTATCGAAAGCAGGAGAGGATGGCCGTTGAAAGATGCCTGGAACTCGGATACAGATTCCCCGAAATCACCGGTTGGATCAGGGCAAACAAGAAGGATTTTCAGCTGGTCAAGGATATGGGCCTTAAGGAAACCGGAATACTCACATCGGTATCGGATTATCATATATTTCTCAAGCTGAGGAAAACGAGAAAGGAAGCGATGGCGGACTATCTGGACGTGGTCAGAACGGCCATCGAAGCGGGCGTTAAACCCAGATGCCATCTTGAGGACATCACAAGGGCGGATTTCTACGGATTTGTAGTGCCGTTCGTTCAGTCCCTTATGGATATAGCCGACGATAGCGGCGTTCCCATAAAGATTCGGGCATGTGATACGCTGGGATACGGCGTGCCATGGGCTGAGGCGGCATTGCCCAGAAGCGTGCCCAAGATCATCCATGCGCTTAAAACCGAATGTGGGGTGCCATCTGAAAGGTTGGAATGGCATGGGCATAATGATTTCCATCTCGTCATCGCAAACGCCGTCGCCGCGTGGCTTTACGGCTGCAGCAGCGCTAATGGAACGATACTTGGTTTCGGGGAGAGAACCGGAAACCCGCCCATCGAAGGGCTGATCTTCAGCTTCATCGGACTTAAGGGCGAGACCTTCGGAATAGACACCACCGTCATAACTGAGATCGCCAGATATTACGAGGAGGTCATCGGAGATAGAATACCGGAGAATTATCCCTTCGTCGGCAAAAACTTCAACGTCACCCGGGCGGGCATTCACGCCGATGGTATATTGAAAAATGAGGAGATATATAACATCTTCGATACCGCTAAAATCCTCAACAGACCCTTGGGCGTCAGCATCACCGATAAATCCGGTCTCGCCGGAATAGCCCATTGGATCAGCTCCAACTTCAAGACCAAGATGGACAAACGACATCCGGGCGTGATGAAGATCTTCGAATGGGTCAGTCGGGAGTATGAGGAGGGGAGAACCACAAGCATCTCCGATCAGGAGATGATGGAGCTCGTCAGAAGATATCTGCCGGAGCTGTTTGAGGAGTGA